The Couchioplanes caeruleus sequence GGGTTCGGGGTGCGCGTGCACGTACAGGAGTCGTTCGGGGTATCGCCCGAGGAGCTCGGCACCTCACCGGTGTACGCCGACCACGCCGGCGACGACGCGCGGGTGCATATCGACTTCACGCTGCTGGAGTTGACCCGTTGACCGCGGCGGGGACCGTCCCGTTCCATGTGCCGCACACCGCCGAGCGCCAGCTCGAGTATCTGCGCGGGGCCCTGGAGTCCGGTGACCTGGACGGCAACGGCTCCTACAGCGCCCGTGCCGCCGAGCTGATCCAGCGGCTCACCGGTGCGGGGCACGTGCTTCTCACGCCGTCCTGCACCGCCGCCCTGGAGATCGCCGCGCTGCTGCTCGACCTCGCCCCCGGCGACGAGGTGGTGATGCCGTCGTTCACCTTCGCGCCGACCGCGAGCGCGTTCGTTCTGCGCGGCGCGGTCCCGGTCTTCGTGGACTGTCACCCGGACACCCTGAACCTCGACGAGAAGGCGCTGCAGGAGGCGATCACCGGGCGGACCCGGGCGATCGTCGCCGTCCACTACGCCGGGGTCGCCTGCGAGATGGGCGAGATCCAGCGCATCGCGGACGCCCACGGCATCCCGGTGGTGGAGGACAACGCGCACGGGCTGGGTGCCTCGTACCGGGACCGGCCACTGGGCAGCTTCGGCGCGCTGGCCGCCCAGAGCTTCCACGCCACCAAGAACGTGCACAGCGCGAAGGGTGGCGCGTTGCTGGTGAACGACGAGAGCCTGGTGGACCGGGCGACCATCATCCGGGACCGGGGCACCAACCGGCACCAGTACTTCCTCGGCCAGGTGGACAAGTACCGCTGGGTCGATCTGGGCTCGTCGTACATCCTGCCGGAGTTGCTCGCCGCGCTGCTCGCGGCGCAGCTCGAGGAGCACGACATGGTGCAGAAACGGCGCGATGCCGTCTGGTACCGCTACCACGAGGGTCTCGCCGGGTGGGCCGCCGAGCAGCGGGTGCTTCTGCCCGTCGTGCCCGCGGACCGCAGGCACTCGGCTCATCTCTACCACCTGGTGCTGCCCGATCCGGCCGACCGCTCCGCGTTCCTCGACCACCTGAGGACGCGCGGCGTCAACGCCACGTTCCACTTCGTCCCCCTGCACACCTCGCCCGCGGGCATGCGGTACGGCCGTACGGCGCCCGGCGGGTGCCCGGTCACCGAGCACGTGGCCGACCGGCTGGTCCGGCTGCCGCTGCACACCGAGCTCACGCCCGCGCGGGTGGAGCAGGTCCTGGACGCCGTCCTGGAGTTCCGTACCTCCGAGTCCCGAGGGAGTCTGCCGTGACCGCGGACATTGCGAAGATGGTCACCACGTGCCGGGTCTGCGGCGCCTCATCCTGGCAGAACGTCATCTCGTTCGGCGACGTGCCGCTGGCCAACGCGTTTCTCGACCAGCCCGGGCCCGAGGGCGCGTACCCGCTGGAGCTGATCTCCTGCCGCGAGTGCCGCCTGCTGAGCCTGACCGCCGTGGTCGACCCGCGGGTCCTCTACCGCACCTACTCCTACGTCACGTCGGAGTCCGAGACGATGACCCGCCACATGCAGGAGGTCGTCCGGCTCTGCGCCGAGCGGGTCGACTCCGGCCGCCTGGTGGTGGAGGTGGGCAGTAACACGGGCAACCAGTTGCAGCTCTTCCAGGCGGCGGGGCACCCGGTCCTCGGCGTCGACCCGGCGCGCAACCTGGCCGCGATCGCCGCCGAGCGGGGGGTGCCGACGCTGGCGGAGTACTTCGGCTCGGACATCGCCGGCGCGATCGCCGCGGTGCACGGCCGGGCGTCGCTGATCCTCGGCCGGCACGTGTTCGCCCACATCGACGACCTGACCGACGTCCTGGCCGGGGTGCAGGCGCTGCTCACCGACGACGGCCTCTTCGCGATCGAGGTGCCGTACGCCGTCGACATGGTGAACACGGTCGCGTTCGACACGATCTATCACGAGCATCTGTCGTACTTCCTGATCAGCACCCTGGACCGGCTGTTCACCCGGCACGGGCTGCGGACCGTCGACGTGCGACGCCTGGCCGTGCACGGCGGTTCGGTGCTGGTCACCGCCGCCCGCTCGGACAGCCGCTGGGAGGCCTCCGAGCGGGTCGGCGAGCTGATCGCGGCCGAGAAGGACCAGGGTTTCCTCACCGACGACCGGTACGAGCAGTTCGCCGCGCGCGTGCGGACCACCTGCACCGAGCTCACCGAGCTGGTGCGCAAGGAGGTCGCCGACGGCAAGCGCGTCGCGGGGTACGGCGCCTCGGCCAAGGGCACGACCCTGCTGAACATCTGTGGCCTGACCCGCGCGGAGGTGGAGTTCTGCACCGACACGACGCCCCAGAAGCAGGGCCGGTTCACCCCGGGGACGCACATCCCGATCGTGGCGCCCGAGGACGTCGAGGAACAGCCCGACCTGCGCCTGATGCTCGCCTGGAACTACGCGGAGGAGATCCTGCGCCGGGAGGCCGCCTACCTGGACGCCGGCGGCGGATTCATCATCCCGGTGCCCGAGCCGGTCGTGCACACCCGGCAGGGGGTCGGGCGATGAGCTCCGAGCTGTCCGCCCTCGTCCCCGTGATGTTCGGGCACGCGGCGTTCCAGCAGCTCAACGCCGGGGCTGAGCTGGGGCTGTTCGAGTTGCTGCACGCCGACGGGCCGCTACCGGCCGGCGAGGTGGCCGAGAGGCTCGGGCTCAGCCGACGCTCGGCGGACGTTCTTCTGCTGGGCACCACCGCGCTGGGTCTGACCACGGTGACCGGCGGCGAGTACCGCAACGGCGCGCCGATCGCCGCCGCGTTCCACGACGGGCTGTGGCCCGTGCTGCGCGACATCGTGCAGTACCAGGACAAGATCGCATACCTGCCGGCAGCGGACTACGTGGAGTCGCTGCGCACCGGGCAGAACGCCGGCATCCGGCACTTCCCCGGCACCACCCGCGACCTCTACTCACGGCTGGCGGCGGTGCCGGGCCTGGAGGAGCTGTTCTACCGCGGGATGCACGCCTGGTCGCAGTTGTCCAACCCGGTGCTGGTCGCGCAGGGCGACTTCGCCCAGGCACGGCGGGTCCTCGACGTCGGCGGCGGCGACGCGGTCAATGCCGTCGCGCTGGCCCGGGCGTACCCCTCGCTGCGCGTCACCGTCCTGGACCGGCCCGGCGCCCTCGAGGTGGCGGAGAAGACCATCGCCGATGCGGGCCTGGAGGGCCGGGTGGAGACGTACGCGGCGGACATCTTCGCCGACCCGTACCCGTCCGGGCACGACTGCGTCCTCTTCGCCCACCAGTTGGTGATCTGGTCGCCGGAGCAGAACCTCACCCTGCTCCGCAAGGCCCATGACGCGATCGAGCCGGGGGGCCGCGTCCTGGTGTTCAACGCCTTCGCCGACGACGACCGCACCGGTCCGCTGTACGCCGCCCTGGACAACGTCTACTTCACCACCCTGCCGTTCCGGCACTCGACGATCTACCGGTGGATGGACTGCGAGGAGTGGCTGCGCGCGGCCGGGTTCACCGGCGTCGGGCGTACGCCCTCACCGGGGTGGACTCCGCACGGCGTGGTGTCCGGGTGCCGTCCGGCATGACTGCCGCCCGCGCGGACCTGGACCGGGAGCTGTCACCCAGTTCCGCGGCGCGCGACGCGCAGGCCACCCTGGCGCAGTACCGGCTGCGCAGCCAGGCGGCGCGGGAGAACCTGGCCCACCGCGCCGACGTGCGGTACGGGCCGCATCCGGGCGAGGTGCTGCACCATTTCCCGCCGCGCGCACCGGGCGCGCCGTTGATGGTCTTCGTCCACGGTGGCCATTGGCAGGAGTCGAGCAAGGAGGACGCCTGCTTCCCGGCGGCCGGCCTGCTCGCTGCCGGGTTCGGCTACCTGGCGCTGGGCTATGGCCTCGCACCCGCGCGGCGGCTTCCGGAGATGAGCGCCTCGGTGCGGCG is a genomic window containing:
- the rffA gene encoding dTDP-4-amino-4,6-dideoxygalactose transaminase gives rise to the protein MTAAGTVPFHVPHTAERQLEYLRGALESGDLDGNGSYSARAAELIQRLTGAGHVLLTPSCTAALEIAALLLDLAPGDEVVMPSFTFAPTASAFVLRGAVPVFVDCHPDTLNLDEKALQEAITGRTRAIVAVHYAGVACEMGEIQRIADAHGIPVVEDNAHGLGASYRDRPLGSFGALAAQSFHATKNVHSAKGGALLVNDESLVDRATIIRDRGTNRHQYFLGQVDKYRWVDLGSSYILPELLAALLAAQLEEHDMVQKRRDAVWYRYHEGLAGWAAEQRVLLPVVPADRRHSAHLYHLVLPDPADRSAFLDHLRTRGVNATFHFVPLHTSPAGMRYGRTAPGGCPVTEHVADRLVRLPLHTELTPARVEQVLDAVLEFRTSESRGSLP
- a CDS encoding class I SAM-dependent methyltransferase; the encoded protein is MTADIAKMVTTCRVCGASSWQNVISFGDVPLANAFLDQPGPEGAYPLELISCRECRLLSLTAVVDPRVLYRTYSYVTSESETMTRHMQEVVRLCAERVDSGRLVVEVGSNTGNQLQLFQAAGHPVLGVDPARNLAAIAAERGVPTLAEYFGSDIAGAIAAVHGRASLILGRHVFAHIDDLTDVLAGVQALLTDDGLFAIEVPYAVDMVNTVAFDTIYHEHLSYFLISTLDRLFTRHGLRTVDVRRLAVHGGSVLVTAARSDSRWEASERVGELIAAEKDQGFLTDDRYEQFAARVRTTCTELTELVRKEVADGKRVAGYGASAKGTTLLNICGLTRAEVEFCTDTTPQKQGRFTPGTHIPIVAPEDVEEQPDLRLMLAWNYAEEILRREAAYLDAGGGFIIPVPEPVVHTRQGVGR
- a CDS encoding methyltransferase; this translates as MSSELSALVPVMFGHAAFQQLNAGAELGLFELLHADGPLPAGEVAERLGLSRRSADVLLLGTTALGLTTVTGGEYRNGAPIAAAFHDGLWPVLRDIVQYQDKIAYLPAADYVESLRTGQNAGIRHFPGTTRDLYSRLAAVPGLEELFYRGMHAWSQLSNPVLVAQGDFAQARRVLDVGGGDAVNAVALARAYPSLRVTVLDRPGALEVAEKTIADAGLEGRVETYAADIFADPYPSGHDCVLFAHQLVIWSPEQNLTLLRKAHDAIEPGGRVLVFNAFADDDRTGPLYAALDNVYFTTLPFRHSTIYRWMDCEEWLRAAGFTGVGRTPSPGWTPHGVVSGCRPA